TTTTTAACCTCAATCAATATGTCTGAATTTCAGGAAAAACACTCGGTCTCCCGCCTGATAGGCTCTCCCCCGGGGTATGTGGGTTATGGCGAGGGTGGGTTGCTTACTGAAGCGGTACGCCAGAAACCCTATTCAGTGGTGCTGCTGGATGAAGTGGAAAAAGCCGATCTGGAAGTGATGAATCTGTTTTATCAGGTGTTTGATAAAGGGATGCTTTCTGACGGAGAAGGGCAGCTGGTTAACTTCCGTAACACTATCGTATTCCTCACCTCAAATCTGGCCACCGATATTATTACCGACATGTGTGCTGATGGTCAGCGCCCCTCGAAAGAGGCGTTGATTGAGGCGATCCGTCCGGTACTCAGTGCTCATTTCAAACCGGCACTGCTGGCGCGGATGCAGATTGTGCCTTTCTATCCAATTGCTGCAGAAGTGATGGGCGATATTGTACGGATTAAACTGGATAAGGTGGTGCACAGACTGGCAGCAAGTCAAAAGCTGATGCTGCATTACAGTGACAGCGTGGTGGATGCTATTGCACAGCGTTGTACTGAGGTGGAAACCGGCGCTCGCAATATCGATCATATCCTTAACGGAACACTGCTACCGCAGATCGCAACGCAAGTGCTTGAGCGGATGTCGGATGAAACCCGTTATACCACTCTACTACTGGATATGGACGATAACGGTGGCTTTAAGCTTAGTTTTGGCAATGAGTATGATCCGCCGATTTATGAGCTGGAGCCGGTTTCATCAGTCAGAGAAGAGACTGACGAGAGCACCGTGACCGAAAATGATTGATTATGGGATTGAAGAATCGTTGCTGGCTCTGGAAGAACTGGTAAAGATCAATCTGAGTATTACCCGTGAGAAGAACCTGAATTTGTTGCTGGATAAGATTCTTACGGCGGCCCGTAAACTCACGGCTGCTGAAGCGGGTTGCATCTATATTCTGGATCGAACCAAACGCTACCTACATCCGGAAGTGGCTCAGGGCGAGTATCTGCATAACAGTGTTGTACCGCTTCAGAAAATCGATCTGAAGCCGGATCGTCGCCCGAATATGGAGGAGGTGGCTGCCTACGCGGCCCTCTCCGGTCAGATCGTTAATATCAGCGATGCATACAGCTATAGCGGCTTTAATTTTGATGATATCTATCACCGAGACCGACTGAGTGGTATTCGTACCCGGTCACTGATGGTGGTGCCTCTGACCGATTATGAAGGGGTTAGTCTGGGGGTGATGCAATTGTTTAACCGCCGGGTTAGTGACGCGGGGGATGTTGAACCCTTTCCGGATAAACTCGAAGGCTTTGTAAAAGCCTTTGCGGTACAGGCGGTAGTGGTTGCAGAAAATAATCGTCTGCTGGCTGAAAACCGTAATCTGATTGTTCAGCTGGATGAAACGAATCAGGTGCTCCAGATTGAGAACGAAGAGTTACGTAGCCGTATGAGCGGTAAGCTAAAAGTGGATGAAATTATTGGTCAGTCAGCTGCGATGCAACAGGTATTCAATCTGATTGAAAAGATCGCAGACTCAACGGCAACCGCGTTGATACAGGGAGAAACCGGCACAGGTAAAGAACTCATAGCCGCTTGTATCCATCGCAATGGCCCTCATCGTGATGGTCCGTTTATCCCGCAGAACTGTGCCGCACTGCCGGAAGAACTACTGGAAAGTGAGTTGTTTGGTTATCGAAAAGGGGCGTTCAGTGGTGCTACTCAACATAAGAAAGGCCTGATTGAAGCGGCTGAAGGCGGCACCCTGTTTCTCGATGAGATTGGGGACATGCCTTTAAAGCTTCAGGCCAAACTGCTGCGGGTATTGCAAGAACGGGAAGTTCGGCCGCTGGGGGCGCTGGAGAGTATCCCGGTTAATATCCGCATCTTGGCGGCAACCCATCAGGATCTGCCTAAGCTGATTAGCGAGGGAGGCTTCCGTGAAGATCTGTTTTACCGGCTCAACGTATTTCCAATCGAGTTGCCAGCGCTGCGGGAAAGGCGTGAAGATATTCCTGCACTGGCACATTACTTTATTGTTCAGTTTAGCGGGCAATACAACAAAGCGATCAGCGGTATTAAGCCTCAGGTACTGGATCTGATTCAGAGTCTTCCGCTACCGGGGAATATCCGTGAGCTGCGCAATATTATTGAGCGTGCGGTGTTGTTGGCAGAGCAGGATGGCGTGATAGAGCCACAGCACCTGCCGGGCTATGAATCCACCGATATACCGGTGACTCCCCTGGAGCAGGAATTGGAAGGTAGCGCCAGCTTGAAAGATATCATGGGGCGTCTTGAAGCCCGGGTGATTGCGCGGCATCTTCAGCGTCATAAAGGTAATCAGACCCGTACCGCTGATGCCTTAGGGGTGTCCCGCCGTTCACTGGTTGAGAAGCTGGGACGCTATAACCTGAGAGAAAATAGCTGTGAACTTAACTAATGGCATATGGTTTGCTTTAGATTAAGGCAGTAAAGGAATACCTATGAGCTTTACCCGGTAAAGCCATTTATACAAGGGAATGAGTTATGGTGTTTTTAAGTGCAAATGAAGAACGTTTTTTCTTCGAATTGCAGGATACAGAAGACAGTGAACAATTTAGCCTGGTTCGGCTGAATGGGGCAGAGGAGATCTCTGCGCTGTTTGATATTGCATTAGAAGTCGTTTCCGATGATGGTGATATTGATTTCTCAACCCTGATAGGTCAGCCAGCATTTGTAACTCTGCTGGATCAGACCGACGGCAGCGAAGAGCTTACCCGCTATATCCATGGCATGATCGCCGAGGTGAGTCTGGGGGATCAGGGCGTCAATCAGAGCTCCTACCATATCCGTCTTGTGCCTAAAATCTGGGCGTTGAAACATCGTCAAAATAGCCGTATTTTCCAGTTCCAGAATGTTCAGACCATTATCGAAACTGTTCTTACCGGTGCGGGTTTAGATGTTGATGAGTTCCGTTTTGATCTGGCAAAGAGTTATCCTGATTATGATTACTGCGTGCAGTATCGGGAAACAGAGCTGGACTTTATCCAGCGATTGCTGGCTGAAGAGGGTATTCATTACTACTTCGAACACAGTGATGAAAGCCACATATTAATATTCAGCGATACCTCAGGTTCAAATCCTACCATTAGCGGCGACCCTTTCTTGGACTGTTTTCACGACAGTCAGGGGGCGGTGCGAGAGCAACATATCTTTAACTTCAGTTACAGCGAAGCTATCGTCCCGGGTAAAGTCACTCTGCGTGATTTTGATTTTAAGAAACCAAATCTCAAACTGGAGTCTACTAAATCGGCTGAGCTGGATGTGCCACTGGAAATTTATGATCATCCAGGACGTTTTATCGATTCTGGCCGGGGTACGAATAATGCGGTTATCCGCCTTGAGTCTCTGAATAGCTACCGACAATCGGCCAAAGGGCAGAGTGACGTTAACCGCATGATGCCGGGTTGCAGTTTTGAGCTGACCGGTCACGATCGGGACTTGCTAAACACTGAGTATTTAATTGCCCGGGTTGAGCATGAATGTTCTCAACCGCAGGTGTTAGAGGTAGGTGCGTCAACAGAAGGCAGTAAATACAGCAACAAATATATCTGTGTTCCTTTCGATGTTCCGTTTCGTCCGACAACCGATGTGAAGTCGCCCCATGTTGAAGGCACACAGACCGCCACGGTGACCGGCCCTGAAGGTGAAGAGATCTACACCGATGAACATGGCCGTATCAAAGTGCAGTTTCATTGGGACAGGGAAGGTCAGGGAAATGAAACCAGCTCCTGCTGGATCAGAGTTAGTCAGACACACGCGGGCGGTAGCTTCGGTGGTATGTTCCTGCCGCGGATAGGGGAAGAGGTAGTAGTGGATTTCCTTGAAGGTGATCCAGATAAACCACTGGTCATCGGTCGGGTGTATCACGGGCTTAACCGACCTCCTTATCGGCTGCCCGAACATAAATCTCGCAGCACGATTAAAACTAACTCCACTAAAGGTGGTGATGGCTTTAACGAGATCCGCTTTGAAGATAAAAAGGGTGAAGAGCAGGTGTTCTATCACGCTGAAAAAGATATCGATCAGCGAACCAAGCATGACCACCGCAGCTGGTTGGGTAATGACCGTCACAAGATTGTAGAGGGAAATGTCTACAGTGAATATCGAAGTGACGACCACCATCTGACCCAGGGCGACCAATTTCAGCAGGTGAATAAGAGCCAACACCTGACTATCGATAAGAGCCAGCATATATCTATAGGCCAAAAGAGCCACCTGTACGCAGGGCAGCAGATACATCATAAAGCGGGCCAGAAAATTCTGATTACCGCAGGCACCGAGATCGTCCTGAAAGCGGGCAGCGGCATGGTCAAACTAGACCCCTCCGGCGTCACCATCACCGGCGCTAGTATTAAACTTAACTCAGGCGGAGGAGGGGGCAGCGCAACCAAAGCATCCCCCACACCGCCGACGCAACCCGTTGAAGCGCAAAGTGATAACCCTGGGCAGATTAGCGATCCGTTGCCACAGCAAGTGGCTTGGCAATCAACACCTGCGTTTACGCATCAGGTAGCGCAAGACCGGTTGACTAATCAGCCAATGACTCAAATGTGTCAGAAGCAGCCTAATGGTAGCTGCCCCTTGAACGATTGCCCATGTGGACGGAATTAGGAGCAGGTATGATTAATACTCTGGAAAAAACATTGAATGAGATGCCTGATACTACGGCGTATCTATTGTCTGATTTTCACCCTCAGCAGTTACAGCGGCTATTTGAAATAGGCGATCTGGATGAAAAGGCTGCCCTGTTTGACGGTAGCTTGTTTAACGAACAACTAAGTTACAGCCCCTGGCTTTTTGAGTTTGGAATAGAGTCACAACTATTTGAATACTATGCTGTTACGGCAGAGGAACAGAATGTACCTCAAGGTGTGATTCTTCTGGCATCGACTGATTTGGATTTCTCTCAGGTGTTAAAACAGCTGCAAGATCGGCTGGTTATCCGTTTCGACGGCCAACGACAGGGGTTGCTTCACTTCCAATCTCCAGTAATTGCTCACTATCTGTTTAATGATGGGGCCGTAGAGGATACAGACCGTTGGTTGGGTGAGTTGAAAGGCATTATATGGCGTCACGCCGAACTTAAAGGCGAAACGGATCACTGGCGTGCACACATTCAACAGCATTACAGTAAACCAGATCAGAATGAATGGGTGCTAACAGAGAGTCAGGAGCTGGCATTGGCAAGACTCAAAAAAGATCAGCTGATCAAGCGACACTGTAAAACACTTTTTCCGGATAATGAAACAGCACTGTCTGAGGAATGGTGGCAGCTGCAGCAACGCTTCATTGATGATATTCAGGCCTGTGGTGTCAGTGACGAGTCATTAATGCTTCAGTATTTACAGCAATGCTACCGGCCGGACATGGAGGTGGTGTATATCCCCATACCACAATCAGCCGAGCGAATATTGGCACTGCCAACAGAGCAGCAACGTTTTGCTGTGGCCACCGGCCATTTAATTTAAACGATACAGGATTCAAAGGTACAGGGATGAGTACGGATTCTACCGGACAAACAAAAGTTGCCTGCGACAGTAAAAAACTGTTTATACAGGTGTATGGCAAGCAGCACCCAACAGGCCACAGTTTTGCATTTTACGACCTGAATAATCAGCAAGAGCAAGAGTGGCTGAGTAACCAGAAAACGGTAGAGTCAGTAGATCTGCAACCTAAACATCCACCGTTTGAACTCTGGCAATGGCCCTGGGATGGCCAGCCCCAACGTAATGTTTGGTTGGATATTGAGGCCGAGCAGGGCCCTCCAATACGTGTCAGCTTGTTTGACAATGTTGATGAGTGTAAACGTCAGGAGAAGGCTCAGGATTATGCTCTGCAACCGGTTGTTCCGATGCTTGAATGGACCGGTTTAATTGATAAAAAAGCACATGCTCTACCGCCAAGGTTTGGTTATCTCTACCTGTTTCGTAAGGGCCAGCTCTGGCGAGAGCTATTGGTTAGCCACAATGATGCAGGTCAGCTTGAGATGCGGGATATTCGTCTTACCGATCATCGTCAGGGAGAGCTGATTAAAACTACGGATAACCTGCGTCAGCCGGTGGGTAAACCACTATCTGAGTTGTGGATACCCATACGTCAGCAGAAGGCTAAAACATCATCAAAATTGAGGCCATCGGAAAGTCAGAAGGTTGAGAAAATTAATGATTTTGAAATGGCCTTTAGCGAAGTGCAATGGTCAGCAGCCCGGATTAATTATCTGCAAAGCGATGCCGCTGCTCGCCGTCAACGCTGTAGTCGTGTTTGGGCTGAACCATCGTTAAAGTTGCGAGTAGGGCGATTGGTGAATATTGCCGAGCAACCAGCACAACGCCCAAGGAATGACGGTGATGAGCTACTCACCCCAACCCCTGAGCGTTATAGCACTAATCTGACTTCAACTCATCTGAGTGAACTATTCGATCGTGTCAATGACGATCTGCAAAAGTATGAAAAGGGAGGGCCGGCTGCGGTTAATACTTCCAGTTGGGGGCATCCGGACACTAAAACCTCATTTCTTTATGCGGGTCAGGCGCGCAGTGCGGTAATGGAAAAAATACTACTGGATGAGCAGAATCAGCAATGCTCTCAAGTTGAGAAAATATGGCAAGCGACCTCAAGCGTAAAGGATATCTGGGCAGATGCTAAGCAACGGCAGATACCTGGTTTGTTGTTGCCAGATAACCTATTTCAGATGCGTCATGCCGCGCAAGCTGTAGCAGGGGTTCAATTATATCAACAGCTACTTCTGCAGCGTCAACAGATGCTTCCTAACTACCGTAGTGCAGAATTGCTCGCCCTGCGGGGGCTTCCACCAACGATCGGCGGTAAAGAAAACCCGATATCTAAATTTTTTCAGAATGAAGATATAGGTTTTCTGGGGGGGGCTTTTCATAGCACAATTCGAACAATACAGCGGCAAAACCTGGACAATAGCTGGCGCTATAGCCAGGAATATCTGACTGCACAGATGAAAAACCGTAATAACCAGCAACTGCTGGCGGATTATTTCAGCCTTGAAGGGGCCGACTATATCGCCGGCTTTAAGCTGGTGACTGATCTGCTGGCACCACTGACCTGTCAGCCGGGTGTTCTGGATAAACTTAATGGCGTTGATCCGTTACGTCCGCCGGTTCAGGGTCCGGCACAACAGCTGGTGGTGGGTATTTTCAATCCCTATAGTGTCCAGCCGTTAAGTGCGATGCTGCTGCCCGGGAAAGAGTCGCCGGCCACCGATCAGCCTCTGCCGCAATTGGCGGTAGAGGATAATCAGGGGGATGGCCGTTTCCGGCTGGGCTATATGCAGCAGCAGGCGGGGCTTGAAATTCAATTAGCCTCGGTAGCTACCTTTGAAGTGACTGCTTTGTTGGCTCTGCAAAAAGCTAG
The genomic region above belongs to Amphritea japonica ATCC BAA-1530 and contains:
- a CDS encoding sigma-54-dependent Fis family transcriptional regulator; the encoded protein is MIDYGIEESLLALEELVKINLSITREKNLNLLLDKILTAARKLTAAEAGCIYILDRTKRYLHPEVAQGEYLHNSVVPLQKIDLKPDRRPNMEEVAAYAALSGQIVNISDAYSYSGFNFDDIYHRDRLSGIRTRSLMVVPLTDYEGVSLGVMQLFNRRVSDAGDVEPFPDKLEGFVKAFAVQAVVVAENNRLLAENRNLIVQLDETNQVLQIENEELRSRMSGKLKVDEIIGQSAAMQQVFNLIEKIADSTATALIQGETGTGKELIAACIHRNGPHRDGPFIPQNCAALPEELLESELFGYRKGAFSGATQHKKGLIEAAEGGTLFLDEIGDMPLKLQAKLLRVLQEREVRPLGALESIPVNIRILAATHQDLPKLISEGGFREDLFYRLNVFPIELPALRERREDIPALAHYFIVQFSGQYNKAISGIKPQVLDLIQSLPLPGNIRELRNIIERAVLLAEQDGVIEPQHLPGYESTDIPVTPLEQELEGSASLKDIMGRLEARVIARHLQRHKGNQTRTADALGVSRRSLVEKLGRYNLRENSCELN
- a CDS encoding type VI secretion system tip protein VgrG, with the translated sequence MVFLSANEERFFFELQDTEDSEQFSLVRLNGAEEISALFDIALEVVSDDGDIDFSTLIGQPAFVTLLDQTDGSEELTRYIHGMIAEVSLGDQGVNQSSYHIRLVPKIWALKHRQNSRIFQFQNVQTIIETVLTGAGLDVDEFRFDLAKSYPDYDYCVQYRETELDFIQRLLAEEGIHYYFEHSDESHILIFSDTSGSNPTISGDPFLDCFHDSQGAVREQHIFNFSYSEAIVPGKVTLRDFDFKKPNLKLESTKSAELDVPLEIYDHPGRFIDSGRGTNNAVIRLESLNSYRQSAKGQSDVNRMMPGCSFELTGHDRDLLNTEYLIARVEHECSQPQVLEVGASTEGSKYSNKYICVPFDVPFRPTTDVKSPHVEGTQTATVTGPEGEEIYTDEHGRIKVQFHWDREGQGNETSSCWIRVSQTHAGGSFGGMFLPRIGEEVVVDFLEGDPDKPLVIGRVYHGLNRPPYRLPEHKSRSTIKTNSTKGGDGFNEIRFEDKKGEEQVFYHAEKDIDQRTKHDHRSWLGNDRHKIVEGNVYSEYRSDDHHLTQGDQFQQVNKSQHLTIDKSQHISIGQKSHLYAGQQIHHKAGQKILITAGTEIVLKAGSGMVKLDPSGVTITGASIKLNSGGGGGSATKASPTPPTQPVEAQSDNPGQISDPLPQQVAWQSTPAFTHQVAQDRLTNQPMTQMCQKQPNGSCPLNDCPCGRN
- a CDS encoding DUF4123 domain-containing protein, whose amino-acid sequence is MINTLEKTLNEMPDTTAYLLSDFHPQQLQRLFEIGDLDEKAALFDGSLFNEQLSYSPWLFEFGIESQLFEYYAVTAEEQNVPQGVILLASTDLDFSQVLKQLQDRLVIRFDGQRQGLLHFQSPVIAHYLFNDGAVEDTDRWLGELKGIIWRHAELKGETDHWRAHIQQHYSKPDQNEWVLTESQELALARLKKDQLIKRHCKTLFPDNETALSEEWWQLQQRFIDDIQACGVSDESLMLQYLQQCYRPDMEVVYIPIPQSAERILALPTEQQRFAVATGHLI